In Actinomadura citrea, a single window of DNA contains:
- a CDS encoding tetratricopeptide repeat protein — protein sequence MKTDEHGLAIGACSRTALEHYDNAIHELLHFRPEVDAEAKRALEADPDFLLGNVLSAYLELLSTEPDNARAAAERFRRFRSRVDGSGLLPRERAHVAALERLLEGDFPGCGRLLGKISEEYPRDVLALFVGHQIDYFTGDARALRDRVGGALTAWSETDRHFGPLLGMYAFGLEEAGHYDRSEEVGLRAVELDPKDVWAIHAVVHTYEMQGRFRRGIAYMDERVTDWSTGTFFNVHAWWHYALYALEAGDADRALEIYDAVLQGPDSTGTAMELLDAAALLWRLFLEGDDQTARWNALADAWASKAREPFYAFNDMHAVMSFVGAGRFSDADRLIADREAYLAAPLPDVTNQAMTARVGLPICRALVAFGRGDHTTAVDLLAPIRHHVNEFGGSHAQRDAMQKTLLEAALRSGRLDLARVLVSERISVRPSSPFNWLKYADVAEALGDAATATTARSHAAKLRRP from the coding sequence ATGAAGACCGACGAGCACGGGCTGGCAATCGGGGCGTGCAGCCGCACCGCACTTGAACACTACGACAACGCCATCCATGAACTGCTGCACTTCCGCCCGGAGGTCGACGCCGAAGCGAAGCGGGCACTCGAAGCAGATCCCGACTTCCTGCTGGGCAACGTCCTGTCGGCGTACCTCGAACTGCTGAGCACCGAGCCCGACAACGCGCGGGCCGCGGCGGAGCGGTTCCGGCGCTTCCGGTCGCGCGTGGACGGCTCCGGGCTCCTCCCCCGGGAGCGGGCACACGTCGCGGCGCTCGAACGCCTGCTGGAGGGCGACTTCCCCGGCTGCGGCCGCTTGCTCGGCAAGATCAGCGAAGAGTACCCGCGCGACGTCCTCGCGCTGTTCGTCGGCCATCAGATCGACTACTTCACCGGGGACGCCCGCGCGTTGCGCGACCGGGTCGGCGGTGCACTGACGGCATGGAGCGAGACCGACCGGCATTTCGGTCCCCTGCTCGGCATGTACGCCTTCGGGTTGGAGGAGGCGGGGCACTACGACCGATCGGAAGAGGTCGGCCTGCGCGCGGTCGAGCTCGACCCCAAGGACGTGTGGGCCATCCACGCGGTCGTCCACACCTACGAGATGCAAGGCCGATTCCGGCGAGGAATCGCCTACATGGACGAACGTGTGACCGACTGGTCGACCGGCACGTTCTTCAACGTGCACGCATGGTGGCACTACGCGCTCTACGCGCTGGAGGCCGGAGACGCGGACCGGGCACTGGAGATCTACGACGCCGTACTCCAAGGCCCGGACTCGACTGGCACCGCGATGGAACTGCTGGACGCCGCCGCCCTGCTCTGGCGCCTGTTTCTCGAAGGCGATGACCAGACCGCGAGGTGGAACGCCTTGGCCGACGCCTGGGCGTCCAAGGCCCGGGAGCCTTTCTACGCGTTCAATGACATGCACGCGGTGATGTCCTTCGTGGGCGCCGGCCGCTTCAGCGACGCCGACCGGCTGATCGCCGACCGCGAGGCTTACCTGGCCGCCCCCCTGCCCGACGTCACCAACCAGGCGATGACCGCACGCGTCGGCCTTCCGATCTGCCGCGCCCTGGTGGCCTTCGGCCGCGGCGACCACACCACCGCCGTCGACCTCCTCGCCCCCATCAGGCACCACGTCAACGAATTCGGCGGCAGCCACGCGCAGCGCGACGCGATGCAGAAGACCCTGCTGGAGGCCGCCCTCCGCTCCGGCCGCCTCGATCTGGCCCGTGTCCTGGTCAGCGAGCGGATCAGCGTACGACCGTCCAGCCCGTTCAACTGGCTCAAGTACGCCGACGTGGCCGAAGCCCTCGGCGACGCGGCCACCGCGACCACCGCCCGATCGCACGCGGCGAAACTGCGCCGGCCCTGA
- the trpA gene encoding tryptophan synthase subunit alpha, whose product MSEQDGRAWLEDVLAAKRERGRPALIGYLPIGHPSVPGSIEAMFAMVEAGVDIVEIGLPHHDPVMDGPVIRQATENALRGGTRIADLFTAVTALASAAVPVVCMTYWDPVEQYGAERFARDLAIAGGCGVIVPDLPGGKAPEWTASTDAHGLARILVVPPDASGERISRIASACTGFVYAAGRLGLTGSGEVDVDQAKDLVDRVRRVTTTAVCVGFGISTPTHAAGIATSADGVIVGTALVECLAAPSLEAGLTRLTTLIGSLAASLHTPARPLRTTACVPAARDGSIRAFSHGGAPDTITSTGGLTGSV is encoded by the coding sequence ATGAGCGAGCAGGACGGTCGCGCATGGCTGGAGGACGTTCTCGCCGCCAAGCGGGAGCGGGGCCGGCCGGCGTTGATCGGCTATCTGCCGATCGGCCATCCCAGCGTGCCGGGCTCGATCGAGGCCATGTTCGCCATGGTCGAGGCCGGTGTCGACATCGTCGAGATCGGCCTCCCCCACCATGATCCGGTCATGGACGGACCTGTGATCAGGCAGGCCACCGAGAACGCGCTGCGGGGCGGGACCCGGATCGCCGACCTGTTCACCGCCGTGACGGCCCTCGCCTCCGCGGCGGTCCCCGTGGTCTGCATGACGTACTGGGACCCCGTGGAGCAGTACGGGGCCGAGCGGTTCGCGCGCGACCTCGCCATCGCGGGAGGCTGCGGGGTGATCGTCCCGGATCTGCCCGGCGGCAAGGCGCCGGAATGGACGGCGAGCACCGACGCGCACGGGCTCGCCCGGATCCTCGTCGTCCCCCCGGACGCTTCCGGCGAGCGGATCTCCCGCATCGCCTCGGCCTGCACCGGCTTCGTCTACGCGGCGGGCCGTCTCGGTCTCACCGGCTCCGGCGAGGTGGACGTCGACCAGGCGAAGGACCTCGTCGACCGGGTGCGCCGGGTCACGACCACCGCTGTCTGCGTAGGCTTCGGCATCTCCACCCCGACCCACGCCGCTGGAATCGCGACCTCCGCCGACGGCGTCATCGTCGGCACCGCCCTCGTCGAGTGCCTCGCCGCCCCGTCGCTCGAGGCCGGGCTCACCCGCCTGACCACCCTGATCGGCTCCCTCGCCGCCTCCCTCCACACCCCGGCCCGCCCCCTTCGGACCACCGCCTGCGTCCCGGCCGCCCGCGATGGCAGCATCCGCGCCTTCAGCCACGGTGGAGCCCCCGACACCATCACCAGCACCGGCGGACTCACCGGGAGTGTCTAA
- a CDS encoding HNH endonuclease: MRSAPAVIVVPASAAWPSPPRRRSPSPCPSAAPAAPTAPAVLPPPGPDTVQKRDGDSVQTNSQCQAVSGTWTSPYDGATWTQRDDLDIDHMVPLAQAWRSGTNAWTTAGRRQFANDLESPQPWTGTNNVNQAKGDKDPGLRKPPLVSFHCTYARSWTDVKYRYQLSVDQAERTALQNMLATC, encoded by the coding sequence ATGCGCTCCGCTCCCGCCGTCATTGTCGTCCCCGCTTCCGCGGCCTGGCCGTCGCCGCCGCGACGCCGATCGCCCTCGCCGTGCCCCTCGGCGGCACCGGCCGCGCCGACGGCTCCCGCCGTCCTGCCGCCGCCCGGCCCCGACACCGTACAGAAGCGCGACGGCGACAGCGTCCAGACCAACAGCCAGTGCCAGGCCGTCTCCGGCACCTGGACCAGTCCCTATGACGGGGCGACCTGGACCCAGCGCGACGATCTGGACATCGACCACATGGTCCCGCTCGCCCAAGCCTGGCGCTCAGGTACCAACGCCTGGACCACCGCCGGCCGCCGCCAGTTCGCCAACGACCTGGAGAGCCCGCAGCCGTGGACGGGCACCAACAACGTCAACCAGGCCAAGGGCGACAAGGACCCCGGCCTGCGGAAGCCGCCGCTGGTCTCCTTCCACTGCACCTACGCCCGCTCCTGGACCGACGTGAAGTACCGGTACCAGCTCAGCGTCGACCAGGCCGAGCGGACCGCACTGCAGAACATGCTCGCCACCTGCTGA
- a CDS encoding RNA-binding protein — protein MLPHVYRVTKYDPADRDERGHYVGGEDSMSDHGPVEAAYLAAVAAFAHDAGVERLDIREPEVAGLANFGLEAPVDGYGLAGLFPPDLSGYHDGAQVPVTVGLELVRAMLRDNGAWCRLEVEDRFFVHVGYDQYVYVGSVVPCERAQALARELGLFPERIGASPYEPEPESGEQRLADDDFWAAVSLELLREGALLLQECYVGNASRWHRLTCADIDQVRARLTPRARLTVWPDLSTDLEAVVAAFPEDGLIELLWQDPTGHITSRIGDEEQFAELVALLVHARAAAVIPLTVDDRHPLFAAVLPDTDGVLRARWRTEPTSSE, from the coding sequence GTGCTGCCGCATGTCTACCGGGTTACGAAGTACGACCCTGCCGACCGCGATGAGCGTGGTCACTATGTCGGCGGCGAGGACTCGATGAGCGATCATGGGCCGGTCGAGGCCGCCTATCTGGCGGCCGTGGCCGCCTTCGCGCACGACGCCGGAGTCGAGCGTCTTGACATCCGCGAACCGGAGGTGGCTGGCCTGGCGAATTTTGGGCTTGAGGCTCCGGTCGACGGATACGGATTGGCTGGGCTGTTCCCGCCCGACCTATCGGGATATCACGACGGCGCGCAGGTGCCGGTGACCGTCGGGCTGGAACTGGTCCGGGCCATGCTGCGCGACAACGGCGCCTGGTGTCGGCTGGAGGTCGAAGACCGGTTCTTCGTCCACGTCGGGTACGACCAGTATGTGTATGTGGGGAGTGTCGTGCCGTGTGAACGGGCGCAGGCTCTCGCCCGCGAACTGGGACTGTTCCCTGAACGAATCGGCGCATCCCCCTACGAACCGGAACCAGAGTCCGGCGAACAGCGCCTCGCTGACGATGACTTCTGGGCCGCCGTGTCTCTGGAGCTCTTACGGGAAGGGGCGCTGCTCCTGCAGGAGTGCTACGTCGGCAACGCCTCCCGGTGGCATCGCCTCACCTGCGCCGACATCGACCAGGTACGTGCCCGGCTTACCCCGCGCGCCCGGCTGACCGTGTGGCCGGACCTGTCCACCGACCTAGAGGCGGTTGTGGCCGCGTTCCCCGAGGACGGTTTGATCGAACTCCTCTGGCAGGACCCCACAGGACACATCACCAGCCGAATCGGTGACGAGGAACAGTTCGCCGAGCTGGTCGCGCTACTGGTCCATGCGCGCGCCGCGGCGGTGATTCCCCTGACCGTGGATGACCGTCACCCGCTGTTTGCCGCGGTGCTGCCCGACACCGACGGGGTACTGCGTGCCCGCTGGCGAACCGAGCCGACATCGAGCGAGTGA
- a CDS encoding transposase — protein MEEFNAAFALIAGRFARVGPRKQARAFLLGLLSDVESRSCWQPAKQAGDRSPHRMQRLLGEARWDADAVRDDLRGYVVDEPGAPDAVLITDRAPAPS, from the coding sequence GTGGAGGAGTTCAACGCGGCGTTCGCGCTGATCGCGGGACGGTTCGCCCGGGTGGGACCGCGGAAGCAGGCGCGGGCGTTCCTGCTCGGTCTGCTGTCGGATGTGGAGTCGCGTTCGTGCTGGCAGCCGGCAAAGCAGGCCGGAGACCGCAGCCCGCACCGGATGCAGCGGCTGCTGGGCGAGGCGCGCTGGGACGCCGATGCGGTGCGTGATGACCTGCGCGGCTATGTGGTCGACGAGCCGGGTGCCCCGGACGCGGTGCTGATCACCGATCGCGCCCCGGCGCCCTCGTGA
- a CDS encoding TetR/AcrR family transcriptional regulator, whose protein sequence is MSDEIARSHVLEVATRLFGQLGYDGTSLQLISDALGVGSAVVAEVAGDKRALYQEVMRQAFEAEREMLEAAASRSDSARSAVHEIVDAYLDFHVANPQNRALWAHRWVADAADFSTMEDQYARPLIQLAARRIRDAVPPDVNTYYLLGTMVWCVHGFLGSGILNHYQGMKDAAQPEVVESFRAHLHVLMDRLLAPWYPAPDDTGPPTRLSAPLSE, encoded by the coding sequence GTGTCGGATGAGATCGCGCGCTCACACGTCCTTGAGGTCGCCACCCGCCTGTTCGGGCAACTCGGCTATGACGGGACCTCATTGCAGCTGATCAGTGACGCCCTCGGCGTCGGTTCCGCAGTTGTCGCCGAGGTGGCCGGAGACAAGCGTGCTCTCTACCAGGAGGTCATGCGGCAGGCATTCGAAGCGGAACGGGAAATGCTGGAAGCGGCCGCGTCCCGGTCGGATTCCGCGCGGTCAGCGGTGCACGAGATTGTCGACGCCTATCTCGATTTCCACGTGGCGAACCCGCAGAACCGCGCACTGTGGGCACACCGTTGGGTGGCCGACGCCGCCGACTTCTCCACCATGGAGGATCAGTACGCCCGGCCGCTGATCCAACTCGCCGCCCGCAGGATAAGGGACGCGGTCCCGCCGGACGTCAACACCTACTACCTCCTCGGCACCATGGTCTGGTGCGTGCACGGCTTCCTGGGCTCGGGAATTCTCAACCACTATCAGGGGATGAAGGACGCGGCTCAGCCGGAGGTCGTCGAGTCATTCCGCGCGCACCTTCACGTCCTTATGGACCGGCTGCTCGCCCCGTGGTACCCGGCCCCCGACGACACGGGTCCACCGACCAGGCTGTCCGCCCCTCTTTCGGAGTAG
- a CDS encoding LysR family transcriptional regulator, which produces MDLASLDLNLLVALRALLEERNVTRAGQRIGLSQPAASAALARLRRHFGDDLLVRTGNAYDLTPLGTALVVPCTTACALLERLFTSRAEFDPRTERREFRIIASDYAIAVFGAELARVLHAEAPASRLVFEQVGQEITGATDAVLSGVDGLLMPHGIVSGFPTVELYRDEWVCLVAADHPDIGDALTMDDLARQPWVVYQRPYDAPAARQLSMLGLEPRMEVSVQNFQLLPSLVAGTRRVALIQRRLARLMSPVAQVRTLPCPFEAVPVKEALWWHPVHTQDAAHIWLRETAARVAAALPPIDLLDDRSPEDTDAAHLT; this is translated from the coding sequence ATGGATCTCGCCAGCCTCGACCTGAATCTCTTGGTCGCGCTGCGGGCGCTGCTGGAGGAACGCAACGTCACACGGGCCGGGCAGCGGATCGGCCTCAGCCAGCCGGCCGCCAGCGCCGCGCTCGCCAGGCTGCGTCGGCACTTCGGCGACGACCTGCTCGTCAGGACGGGAAACGCCTACGACCTGACCCCCCTCGGGACCGCGCTGGTAGTGCCCTGTACGACCGCGTGCGCCCTGCTGGAGCGGCTGTTCACCAGCCGCGCGGAGTTCGACCCCCGCACCGAACGGCGTGAGTTCCGGATCATCGCCTCGGACTACGCGATCGCGGTGTTCGGCGCCGAGCTCGCTCGCGTGCTGCACGCCGAGGCGCCCGCGTCCCGGTTGGTGTTCGAGCAGGTCGGGCAAGAGATCACCGGGGCGACCGACGCCGTACTCAGTGGCGTGGACGGGCTGCTCATGCCGCACGGCATCGTCAGCGGCTTCCCCACCGTCGAGCTGTACCGGGACGAATGGGTCTGCCTGGTCGCCGCCGACCATCCGGACATCGGCGACGCTCTCACCATGGACGACCTGGCTCGACAGCCCTGGGTCGTTTACCAGCGCCCCTACGACGCGCCCGCCGCCCGTCAGCTCAGCATGCTGGGCCTGGAACCCCGCATGGAGGTGTCGGTCCAGAACTTCCAACTCCTGCCGAGCCTCGTCGCAGGAACCCGACGGGTCGCGCTGATTCAGCGTCGCCTGGCCCGGCTGATGAGCCCGGTCGCACAGGTGCGGACTCTGCCGTGCCCGTTCGAGGCCGTGCCCGTCAAGGAGGCGCTGTGGTGGCATCCCGTCCACACCCAGGATGCGGCGCACATCTGGCTTCGTGAGACCGCCGCTCGTGTGGCAGCGGCCCTGCCTCCCATCGATCTTCTGGACGACCGTTCTCCGGAAGACACCGATGCGGCCCACCTGACATAG
- a CDS encoding fumarylacetoacetate hydrolase family protein, translating into METQPPHAGPFAVGMFSAGDGPAFPGLVRDDRVLDLRTVPKLWAGPGEEPTTRALLGRWDTALPLLHAAADSLNDEHGERHSLPALRVHAPVEPRQILQSGANYRTHVIDLALAHEPADGRPAERVRAETAAMMDRRAAEDLPYMFIGLPSSITGPHDDVVIPDWCAKPDWELELAAVIGRPAHRVPADRALEHVAAYTIANDLTAREAVFRRDMPEIGTDWLRAKNPPTFTPLGPYLVPSAFVGDPGDLRITLQLNGEVMQDESTKDMIFDVARLVAYASQTVRLLPGDLVLTGSPAGNGMHWGRLLRPGDVMEGAITGLGVQRNQCVAEGA; encoded by the coding sequence GTGGAAACACAACCGCCCCATGCCGGGCCGTTCGCGGTCGGCATGTTCTCCGCCGGAGACGGTCCGGCGTTCCCCGGTCTCGTCAGGGACGATCGGGTCCTGGATCTGCGCACCGTCCCAAAGCTGTGGGCCGGGCCGGGCGAGGAGCCGACGACCCGTGCGCTGCTGGGGCGCTGGGACACCGCGCTGCCGCTGCTCCACGCTGCCGCCGACTCCCTGAACGATGAACACGGCGAGCGGCACTCCCTGCCCGCGCTACGCGTGCACGCTCCCGTCGAACCTCGGCAGATCCTCCAGTCCGGCGCCAACTACCGCACCCACGTCATCGACTTGGCGCTGGCGCACGAGCCGGCGGATGGACGGCCCGCCGAGCGGGTACGGGCGGAGACGGCCGCGATGATGGACCGCCGCGCCGCCGAGGATCTGCCGTACATGTTCATCGGCCTGCCGTCCTCGATCACCGGTCCCCATGACGATGTGGTGATCCCCGACTGGTGCGCCAAGCCGGACTGGGAGCTGGAGCTGGCCGCGGTGATCGGCCGCCCCGCCCACAGGGTGCCTGCGGACCGGGCGCTGGAGCACGTGGCGGCCTACACGATCGCCAACGATCTGACGGCTCGCGAAGCGGTGTTCCGCCGGGACATGCCGGAGATCGGCACCGACTGGCTGCGCGCGAAGAACCCGCCGACGTTCACCCCGCTCGGCCCATACCTCGTTCCCTCGGCGTTCGTGGGTGACCCCGGCGACCTGCGGATCACGCTGCAGCTCAACGGCGAGGTCATGCAGGACGAGTCCACCAAGGACATGATCTTCGATGTGGCGCGGCTGGTGGCGTACGCGTCGCAGACCGTGCGGTTGCTGCCCGGCGACCTGGTACTGACCGGCAGCCCGGCCGGCAACGGCATGCACTGGGGGCGGCTGCTGCGGCCCGGCGACGTCATGGAGGGCGCGATCACGGGTCTGGGCGTCCAGCGCAACCAGTGCGTGGCGGAGGGCGCATGA
- a CDS encoding cyclase family protein, with amino-acid sequence MMLDRTDPEGAIAEAAAKYSNWGRWGEDDVLGTVNFIDEAKRREGAALVRRGVSFSLSQRFDMDGPQKGWRRRTNPVHTMLDTGVDAALGNQGFPHGIGGADDVVAMPLQCSTQWDGLGHIFDHGMAWNGRSAEKVVTSEGDLVTGIEHMAAPVAGRGVLLDVGRVAGEDGELRDGFAITEEHLQAAIDAHGVTVGRGDIVCVRTGHLTRARRNGWGDYAGGPAPGLSFTTAGWLHRTEIAAVATDTWGFEVRPNEFDDAFQPLHQVAIPNMGLLIGELWDLDALAVHCEADGVHEFWLTAGPIPVTGAVGAPVNPIAVK; translated from the coding sequence ATGATGCTCGATCGCACGGACCCCGAGGGTGCCATCGCCGAGGCCGCAGCCAAGTACTCCAACTGGGGGCGCTGGGGCGAGGACGACGTCCTTGGCACGGTGAACTTCATCGACGAGGCGAAGCGGCGCGAAGGCGCTGCGCTCGTTCGGCGCGGCGTGTCGTTCTCGCTATCGCAGCGGTTCGACATGGACGGCCCGCAGAAGGGCTGGCGCCGCCGTACCAACCCGGTGCACACCATGCTCGACACCGGGGTGGACGCGGCGCTCGGCAACCAGGGCTTCCCGCATGGCATCGGCGGCGCGGACGACGTCGTCGCGATGCCCCTGCAGTGCTCCACGCAGTGGGACGGCCTCGGCCACATCTTCGACCACGGTATGGCGTGGAACGGGCGTTCGGCGGAGAAGGTCGTCACGTCCGAGGGCGACCTGGTCACCGGAATCGAGCACATGGCGGCGCCGGTCGCCGGGCGTGGCGTCCTTCTGGATGTGGGGCGCGTCGCGGGTGAGGACGGCGAGCTGCGCGATGGCTTCGCCATCACCGAGGAACATCTCCAAGCGGCCATCGACGCGCACGGCGTGACGGTCGGACGCGGCGACATCGTGTGCGTCCGCACCGGGCATCTGACACGGGCTCGCCGGAACGGGTGGGGAGACTACGCGGGCGGTCCCGCGCCGGGCCTGTCATTCACCACGGCCGGCTGGCTGCACCGCACCGAGATCGCCGCCGTCGCCACCGACACGTGGGGGTTCGAGGTGCGGCCGAACGAGTTCGACGACGCGTTCCAGCCGCTGCACCAGGTCGCGATCCCCAACATGGGCCTGCTCATCGGCGAGCTGTGGGACCTGGACGCCCTCGCCGTTCATTGCGAGGCCGACGGCGTTCATGAGTTCTGGCTGACGGCCGGGCCGATCCCGGTCACCGGCGCGGTCGGCGCCCCCGTCAATCCCATCGCGGTGAAGTGA
- a CDS encoding FAD-dependent oxidoreductase has product MAAVGNVLIVGGGTAGSALAILLARGGVAVDIAEIMPDATALGSGITLQGNALRVLRDLGVWERVSASGYAFDVLGLRASDGTLIAEIPDTRTGGPDLPATLGMNRPELAAVLAEAVRDAGATARFGLTVTELDDSGDRVTAHLSDGSTSTYDLVVGADGIRSAVRRLIGIDASPVPTGMGIWRIHTRRPRDVERTDLIYGGPCFIAGYCPTGPDTMYAYLVEKARPRESVTDADKPSHMRALAEGYGGAWDEVRADITDPDRINYTWFESLLVDRPWNRGRTVLIGDAAHACPPTLAQGAAQCLEDAAVLAELLLGADRLDQSLFDAFMDRRYERAKAVVEASVQLGEWQLNPSPDADVRGLMGRISAIVTERP; this is encoded by the coding sequence ATGGCAGCTGTAGGCAACGTCCTGATCGTCGGGGGCGGCACAGCCGGGTCGGCGTTGGCGATCCTCCTGGCGCGGGGCGGCGTCGCGGTGGACATCGCGGAGATCATGCCGGACGCCACCGCGCTCGGCTCGGGGATCACGCTGCAGGGCAACGCGCTGCGGGTCCTGCGCGACCTCGGCGTGTGGGAGCGGGTCAGCGCGTCCGGGTACGCATTCGACGTGCTGGGGCTGCGAGCGTCAGACGGGACGCTGATCGCGGAGATCCCCGACACGCGAACCGGTGGCCCGGACCTGCCGGCGACACTCGGCATGAACCGGCCCGAGCTGGCCGCGGTGCTCGCGGAGGCGGTGCGGGACGCGGGCGCGACCGCTCGGTTCGGCCTGACCGTCACCGAGCTCGACGACTCCGGCGACCGGGTCACCGCGCACCTGTCCGACGGATCGACCAGCACGTACGACCTGGTCGTGGGCGCGGACGGCATCCGATCCGCGGTGCGGAGGCTGATCGGGATCGACGCGTCGCCGGTGCCGACGGGGATGGGCATCTGGCGGATCCATACGCGCCGTCCCAGGGACGTCGAGCGCACCGACCTGATCTACGGTGGGCCGTGCTTCATCGCCGGGTACTGCCCGACCGGCCCCGACACGATGTACGCCTACCTGGTGGAGAAGGCGCGGCCCCGCGAGTCGGTCACGGACGCCGACAAGCCGTCGCACATGCGCGCGCTCGCCGAGGGGTACGGCGGCGCCTGGGACGAGGTGCGCGCCGACATCACCGACCCGGACCGGATCAACTACACCTGGTTCGAGTCGCTGCTGGTCGACCGTCCGTGGAACCGAGGCCGGACCGTCCTGATAGGGGACGCCGCGCACGCATGCCCGCCGACGCTCGCGCAAGGCGCGGCGCAGTGCCTTGAGGACGCCGCCGTCCTCGCCGAACTGCTCCTGGGCGCCGACCGGCTGGACCAATCGCTGTTCGACGCGTTCATGGACCGGCGGTACGAGCGCGCGAAGGCGGTCGTCGAGGCGTCGGTGCAGCTCGGCGAATGGCAGCTGAACCCGTCCCCCGACGCCGATGTCCGCGGCCTGATGGGCCGTATCAGCGCGATCGTGACGGAGCGGCCGTGA
- a CDS encoding amidohydrolase family protein produces the protein MSIPTVDVHAHVLLPQIEETVAGAPGHAEHRELDARRNGPASVQASGKMIGERIERLTRAEARLADMDAAGVDVQIVSPSPSHYHYWAAPDLARTVYRMAGEATAEHCAKAPGRLHGLGLVPLQHPDLAVEALDHALSLGLKGVEISSHAPGRELSDPELEPLWARAAASGAVVFLHPFGCTLDERLDRYYLSNIVGQPAENAVALSHLIFSGVLDRHPGLKIVAAHGGGYLPTCLGRADHGWQVRSESRTCAEPPSRYMRRIWFDSLVYDPGALRALISAAGASQIVLGSDHPFDMGVDDPLDRLRAALPPGDELDAVRGGNAATLFGLKEQ, from the coding sequence GTGAGCATCCCCACCGTCGACGTGCACGCGCACGTGCTGCTGCCACAGATCGAGGAGACCGTCGCCGGCGCACCCGGCCACGCCGAGCACCGAGAGCTGGACGCCCGCCGCAACGGCCCGGCGTCGGTGCAGGCCAGCGGCAAGATGATCGGTGAGCGGATCGAGCGGCTGACGCGGGCCGAGGCACGCCTTGCGGACATGGACGCCGCCGGGGTGGACGTACAGATCGTCAGCCCGTCGCCCTCGCACTACCACTACTGGGCTGCACCCGACCTGGCACGGACCGTCTACCGGATGGCCGGCGAGGCCACCGCCGAGCACTGCGCCAAGGCCCCGGGCCGGCTGCACGGGCTCGGGCTCGTCCCACTCCAGCATCCGGACCTCGCCGTCGAGGCTCTCGACCACGCGCTGTCGCTCGGGCTGAAGGGCGTCGAAATCTCCTCCCACGCACCCGGCCGCGAGCTCTCGGACCCGGAACTGGAGCCGCTGTGGGCGCGGGCCGCCGCGTCCGGCGCGGTGGTGTTCCTGCACCCGTTCGGCTGCACGCTGGACGAGCGGCTCGACCGGTACTACCTGTCCAACATCGTCGGGCAGCCGGCCGAGAACGCCGTCGCGCTCTCCCACCTGATCTTCTCCGGCGTCCTGGACCGGCACCCCGGCCTGAAGATCGTCGCGGCGCACGGCGGCGGCTACCTGCCGACCTGCCTCGGCCGCGCCGACCACGGCTGGCAGGTGCGCTCCGAGTCCCGCACCTGTGCAGAACCGCCGAGCCGCTACATGCGGCGGATCTGGTTCGACTCCCTCGTCTACGACCCGGGCGCGCTACGCGCGCTGATCAGCGCGGCGGGCGCGTCCCAGATCGTCCTGGGCTCGGACCACCCCTTCGACATGGGCGTGGACGACCCGCTCGACCGGCTGCGCGCCGCCCTGCCGCCCGGCGACGAACTGGACGCCGTGCGCGGCGGCAACGCCGCTACCCTCTTCGGCCTCAAGGAGCAGTGA